CGGCTGAACTGGAGCTTTGGGCCATACACCAAGATGAGCGTGTTTGATCCGGACAATCCCGTGCGTGTGGATGTCGGCGTAAAGCTGGATGCCGATTATTATGTCGCGCCGGGCTGGCTTGTGTCCGGGGCGGTGACGGTGAAAGCGGGAGGCAATGTCGGTGATCAGGTGCCGGGGCGCAACAACACCGGGGCGGGGCCGGGCACATTGCCGCCGGTGCGCTCGGATGCTGCCCTATATTCACGCGGCAACGATCCGAGAATTCAGCATCTGACCATCGCGAAATATGGCCGCTTGGGCAACGATCTCTATGGCCGGGCTACTGTGGGTTATCTTGAGTCGATGTACGCCGGGGTTTCAGGAGAGGTTCTCTGGAAGCCTGCGACCAGCCGTTTGGCGTTTGGGATCGAGCTGAACTATGTCGCCAAGCGGGATTTCGACCAGCTTTTTGGCGTGCAGAGTTACAACGTCGCGACCGGGCATGTCTCGGCTTATTACGATTTCGGCAACGGTTTCCATGGTCAACTGGATATGGGGCGTTATCTCGCTGAGGATTGGGGGGCGACTGTTTCGATTGACCGCGAATTCGACAACGGCTGGAAAGTGGGCGCGTATGTTACCAAAACCAACGTGTCCGCAGCCGCCTTTGGTGAAGGGTCGTTTGACAAGGGTATCCGTATCACGGCGCCGATGAGCTGGGCTATCGGTAGCCCGACGAAACGCAAGAACGACATCGTTATCCAATCGCTTTCACGTAATGGTGGTGCGCGGTTGAATGTAGGCGGGCGGCTCTATGATAGTGTGCGCGGCACGCATGGACCGGATATGGCCAAGACTTGGGGAAGGTTCTGGAGATGAGAATGTTTCGTGCCGCTACTCTGATCGCTGTCATGCTTGGGCTTGCAGGATGCGGAAATCAGACCGATCAGGGCGTGTTCCTGAAAGCTGCGCGCTCGGGCGCATTGAAGAAATCGGGCCAAGGCTCGGTTGTTGGACCGGCCGAAGTTGCGGCGGCGGTCCAGGCATCGCTTGCCAATACCGATGCGCCGATCGCTCTGGTCGTGCTGGAGGGGCGCAATGCGACGGCCATTCTCACGCAGATCGAACAGAATGGTGCCTATGTTACCTGGGCGACGCCGGATCGGCGCTCGATCACGACGCGAGGCGGCGTTGTCACCGCCACGCGGGGTTTGGGCAACGATTTGATGTCGTCGAGTCTGGGAGAAAGTCTTGCGCTGATTTCGGGGCGTAAATCAGGCTCGGCCCAGCGTGTGATGCGCAATCTTGATGGTGAAAATCACACCGTCGAATTGGTTCTGAGTTGTGACTATGCCAAGGGCGGCGGTAAGCGGCTGTCGGCGGGCGAGTTGAAGAATGTGGCGACAACACAAATGACGGAAACCTGTTCGTCGGGAGAGACGCAGTTCACCAACAGTTATCTTGTTGATGGGCGCGGTCGGATTGTTCAATCGCGGCAATGGCTGAACCCGACCAATGGGCATATGACGATTCAGCTACTGCGCTGACTTCTGGATGTGAGACAAAAGAAAATGGCGGCCCGTTAAGGCCGCCATTTTACGTTTTTCATCGCGTCCGGATATCCGGTGCGAAATTAGCTGTCGTCCGACGCGACAACGGCGATAGCAACGGCCACAGCTGCGACAGCAGCCATACCTGCGCCACCGGCACCAAGGCCAAGGCCGCCTTGAGTCGATACGAACGGATCTTGAGTTTTGGTCTCAGCAGCAACCGGTGCGGCGGTTGCTACGGCCAGAGCAGCAGCAGCTGCAATGATCGAAAGCTTTTTCATAATGTTCTCCAAACCATAGTTAAGCCGACCGAAATCGGCACGACCGTCGTCAATATTACATAGATTCAGCGCTGTTGAAATAGGAATTGGGAAATTAGCGGTGAATCGCCTTCGTCTGCTGTAACATCAAGCAACTCGTCTATAAGCTATTGTTTTTTAACAATTTAACTTTGGGTATCGCCTTGATTCACCAATATTGATTCCATTGTTGGCGGAGATTGTTGCCTTGCTGCAACATGCTGTGTTCCCGATGTGTCGGCAGCGGCAGCAAGAGGACGCCGAGGCAAAAATACGCCTGCACGAATCGCGTGATGGAAATCGCATGAAGCGGATTAATACGAAATCAGCCCGTGAGCCGCTCAAGCTCCATAGCCATGGGGAGCTGATAATCTGCGTCCCCGCGGATTGTGCGCCAAAGGCAATAGGCCGCCATGCGCCAATGAAACCAGGGGGCAAGCGCGTGGTATCGCGCGGCCGCGAGTTTGTCGCCATAGGCGAACAGAAAGCTGTCTTCTTCGTCTGGGGATAGCGGTGCACCGCGATAGATATGTTGCATTGCAGGCGAAAGGAAAATCGCGAGATCATGAACCGGATCGCCCGAACAGGGACATTGCCAATCAATGAATGTAATGCCGGTGCCGGTATCGATCAGGTTTCCGGGGACGGCATCACCATGCAGAAGTGCGATGATGCCAGAGGGCGGAGCCAATCCGGCGGGCCGATATGCAGTGATTGGTCTTGCCGCGTCTTCCGGGCATAGCGACAGGATGGCAAGGGTCTGGTCGACGAGCGCCTGGCTTCCGTCCGGGGCGGCAGGAAGGCCGTGGGGGATGGTTGAATTGTGCAGACGTGCAAGTTCACGCGCGACCGGCGCCACATTTTGCTGCCATGGTCGGCCATGAACCAGCGCATAGACCACGACCGGCCCGAGAGATGTGTCGAGTGCGCCATGCAGTTTGGGTGCCAAACCGGTGTCTTTGAGGTGGTGCAGGATCAGGGCTTCGGCGGTGGGATCGTTGGAAAAGAGCGGATTGTCATCGCATGGGGTATAGGCTTTGATAACGATCTCGCCCCCATGACCGGACGCACGCCAGAGGCGGTTGGTGCGTCCGCCTGTCATGGGGTGGGACACGCAATCGGCGGGCAGATGGCCAGTCCTGACAAGCGTTTGGTGCAAGGCGGCGGGCATATCACCCGGCACTGGGCCTGTGGCGGAATGAAAACGCATTTCAGAGGCTCCGGTCGCGTATTGGCCGGGCCATGGACGGTTCGGCTTTGATCGCTACAACCCGGTGTTACGTTGGGGGTCTACGCGAGGCGCCCGGGGCGATCAAGGCTGTGGATCGGCCTCACGTTGGGCGGCGCAGCGCCAGAACATCGGAAGAGAGAACCTGAACCCCACCCTCTAGAACCAGCACCAAGGTGCCGTCAAAATTCTGTGCTTCGACCACGTTGGCATAGTTTTCCACCGGTGTCGTGCCGAGCAGCGATCCTTCTGCATGGTTTTCGATTTCGAAGGAATAGAGCCCATCGACGAAGGGCGCGCCCGTGTCGTCGACACCGGCCCAAGTGACGTCACCTGCCGTGAGGCTGATTTGCTCGCGCGCCACCTCATCTCCGGTTTCATTGCGCACCACCAGCCAAGCCTGATCCGCACGGGTGGCAATTAGCGGTGACAGGGTGATGGGGCTGCCTTGGAAATATGCGGGCGCGGAGGTGCGCGCCTCCATCCCGATCCACCCGGCCAGTTGGCCAATGCCGGTGCCTGTTGTCTGGGCGATCAGGTTGTTCAGCAGATCATTGGTCAAGACCTGTTGCTCAACAGAGGAAAAAGTCGCGAGTTGTACTGCGTAATCAGAACTGTCGACTGGGTTCAGAGGATCCTGATTGTTCATTTGCGCAGTTAGCATCTGCAAAAAAGTCTGAAAATCGGAGCTTATCATTCGATTATCAGTCGCAGTGGAGGACTGAGCGGGGGTTGCGGCGGAGGCCGAGGACACGGAGTTAATCATGAGGCTATCTTTCTTGGCTGTTCAAAAACGCAGATCGAGCCCACCAGAATCGTGCGGCGCCGATGGCGCCTGCGCAATTGAAGTGGGAGAGTCATCCGGGTGAATGAGGGGCGGGGAATTGTCATCTGGCGAGGTGGGGGATGACCCGTTGCCACCGCGTTGAGGGTTTTTGAAGTCGAACTGAGGGTCGTCGTAGCCGAGGGCCTGGAACTCCTCGGCCAGCAGGTTGATGTGCCGACGCATCAGGTCGAGGGTTTCGCCGCGTTCTGCGACGATAGAGACCAGCATTGTGCCTTCCCCCGGGGTCATGGTCAGGCGGACGTGCCCTAGTTCTTCCGGGTTGAGGCGGAGCACGACCTGACCGCCGGATTGCGCCGATGCGGCAGAGGAAATCTGTAGGGCAACATGACGGGCCAAGTCCGTGCGGCCAAAGGTTTGTGACGCAGAAAGCGTGCCGGTATGCCCCCCTGGCTCGCGAATTGAATGCGACGTCGAAAGCGTAAATTCCTCAGTCACTTCAATGGCGGAATCGAGTGCTGCGCGCGGGCTGGGCTGGGAAAGTGGCGGGGGTATTGCAGCGCCGGAAGAGGACTGTGGCGCAACCGGCGCGGGCGGCTGTCTTTCGGTGCCGCTGGCAAGTTTGGGAGCGGGCGCGTCGGCCTGACTCTGCCGCGCACGTGCCTTGTCCGTATTTGACGCACCGAACCGCGAGAACTGCGATGGCACCATTGGTTCGGCCCGGAGTTGGGATGTCTGCGCCGTGGTTTGTGACTCGGGCGGTGTGACGATCTGCGGGGTTTGGCGAATCGCGGATGGCTCATTCGATTGAATGGGTGTCGATGGGGTAAGTGCGGAACGATTTTCGGACGCTGGATTGTGACCTGTGGTTCGTATCTGCGCGGTCTGTGAAGCAGCGAACGCAGAGGTTTGCACGGCCTGTTCCCGGTTGCCCGGGGTGGTGGGCGCAGCAGCAGGTTGTGGCGTGCCGGAAATGTTGCCGGATTCGAGCACGATGCGCTGGGCCGGAACGGCGACGGGTTTGGCGTTCAGCGCTGCTTCTGTGCCTTTTGGGGAGGCCACGGGGACGAGTGGCGGCGCCGCGATTTCGCCAAGGTGTTGCGTGGTGTCTGTTGCGTCAGTGTACTGCTCTGACTCGGAACCCGACTCTTTTGCAATGCAGGAGGCCGAGGGTTCATCCTCGGCGGTCTCTTGCGTGATTGGCAATGCTTCGTCGTTTCTGATGTCCAGATCGGGTTGTTGCGCAAGGTTGCTCTGGCGCAGGCCGAGAAAAACATCCGCAAATGGCTGCGCGCGCTGACTATCGCCAGCGGCGTTTGTTGCTGGTTTGCCCGGCGTGCCATCCGCGCCGGGGTGGCGAAAGGCGTAGGTTGAAATGTCTGACATGGTTGCCTCGGGATTTCTTCCACAATGCGCTCACTATCCACGAGTTTGGTTACTGGTTCTTTACCGGTATCTGCGCAAATAGCGAAAAGTCCCCCAAATTGGAGGTATTCCTGTGACTGATCTTTCTCCATTGGCTGCGCCGCCAACGGCATCGCCCGTATCGCGCCCGGTCGCCCGATCGATGGATCAAAACAATGGTCGGGATCAGGCGCTGATGGACGCGGCCCAAAAACTGGAAGCCACCTTTTTATCGGAGATGTTGAAAGTTGCGGGCATGGGCAAGACGCGCGACGCCTTTGGCGGTGGGGCAGGGGAAGACCAGTTCGCCTCGTTTCTGCGCCAGGCACAGGCAGAGGAAATGGTGAAAGCCGGGGGCATCGGTCTGGCCGAGTCGCTCTATCAGGCATTGAAGGAGAAAGCCGATGAATTCCACGACAACACAACACACGATTGAAGCCCTCGATGCGCTGTTAGAGCGCGAACGCACGGCCCTGATGGAAGGGGATCTGAATTTTCTGGCTGGGCAATATGACGAGAAGAAAACCCTGATTGACAGATTGAACGATAACGGCGCGGCGGGTGCGGCAAAGCTGGAGCAATTGCAGGCCAAGGCGCTGCGCAATCAGGCACTTCTCAACAGGGCGCTGCAAGGGATTCGCAGCGTTGCCAACCGGATGAGCACGCTACAACGGATTCGCCAAACGCTTGATACTTATGATGAAACTGGCAAGCGCCGAGCAATCGAAGGCCAGACAGACCTTAAAATGGAAAAGCGCGCCTAGGCGGGCTCCGTGCGGGACTGTGCAATTCGAATCAAATGCAGGCAATTTCGCATCACCGGTTTTAGGGTTTCATTAGGAGGAAATGGGCCAGGATGAGCCTGCATTCGGATGATCTTTCGAATGGCGCTGCAAGGGCGTTGACCTTGCTGCACTTGTCAGAACGACTTTGGACCCGTCCGGCAAGTGGATGGGATGTGTAACGGGCGCAAAGCGCACAATGACCAAAGGATTAAACCAAGATCTTGATCTTCTTGCCTTTTCTGATCATCGACTTGGTTGTTGCAGCGATCTTGATGTCGATGGGTATGATGATGGTGCCGCCTGCGATTGTCTCGTTGCCGTTCAAGCTGTCATTCTTCGTCATTGCGGATGGCTGGAGCCTGATTGCCGAAAGCCTGGTGCGCAGCTATTTCTGAGATGGTGCCGACGTGGTCGGGTCTAGCGCCGCCCCTCACGAAGCCACGCCAAAAGGATGAAGCCCGCCACCAGCGCAAGGACGAGCCATTCCGGCAACAATCGGACCTGCGCAACGCCGACAGTGCGATAAGCGTTGCGCGGGGTCAGCCCAAGCCAACCGTTGCCAGCGGCCGGGCGGCCCGGGCGGACATGG
This window of the Rhodobacteraceae bacterium LMO-JJ12 genome carries:
- a CDS encoding flagellar hook-length control protein FliK; this encodes MSDISTYAFRHPGADGTPGKPATNAAGDSQRAQPFADVFLGLRQSNLAQQPDLDIRNDEALPITQETAEDEPSASCIAKESGSESEQYTDATDTTQHLGEIAAPPLVPVASPKGTEAALNAKPVAVPAQRIVLESGNISGTPQPAAAPTTPGNREQAVQTSAFAASQTAQIRTTGHNPASENRSALTPSTPIQSNEPSAIRQTPQIVTPPESQTTAQTSQLRAEPMVPSQFSRFGASNTDKARARQSQADAPAPKLASGTERQPPAPVAPQSSSGAAIPPPLSQPSPRAALDSAIEVTEEFTLSTSHSIREPGGHTGTLSASQTFGRTDLARHVALQISSAASAQSGGQVVLRLNPEELGHVRLTMTPGEGTMLVSIVAERGETLDLMRRHINLLAEEFQALGYDDPQFDFKNPQRGGNGSSPTSPDDNSPPLIHPDDSPTSIAQAPSAPHDSGGLDLRF
- a CDS encoding rod-binding protein, coding for MDQNNGRDQALMDAAQKLEATFLSEMLKVAGMGKTRDAFGGGAGEDQFASFLRQAQAEEMVKAGGIGLAESLYQALKEKADEFHDNTTHD
- a CDS encoding YjbF family lipoprotein; protein product: MFRAATLIAVMLGLAGCGNQTDQGVFLKAARSGALKKSGQGSVVGPAEVAAAVQASLANTDAPIALVVLEGRNATAILTQIEQNGAYVTWATPDRRSITTRGGVVTATRGLGNDLMSSSLGESLALISGRKSGSAQRVMRNLDGENHTVELVLSCDYAKGGGKRLSAGELKNVATTQMTETCSSGETQFTNSYLVDGRGRIVQSRQWLNPTNGHMTIQLLR
- a CDS encoding phosphotransferase, which translates into the protein MRFHSATGPVPGDMPAALHQTLVRTGHLPADCVSHPMTGGRTNRLWRASGHGGEIVIKAYTPCDDNPLFSNDPTAEALILHHLKDTGLAPKLHGALDTSLGPVVVYALVHGRPWQQNVAPVARELARLHNSTIPHGLPAAPDGSQALVDQTLAILSLCPEDAARPITAYRPAGLAPPSGIIALLHGDAVPGNLIDTGTGITFIDWQCPCSGDPVHDLAIFLSPAMQHIYRGAPLSPDEEDSFLFAYGDKLAAARYHALAPWFHWRMAAYCLWRTIRGDADYQLPMAMELERLTG
- the flgD gene encoding flagellar hook assembly protein FlgD (acts as a scaffold for the assembly of hook proteins onto the flagellar basal body rod; Rhodobacter sphaeroides has 2 copies of many flagellar genes; the Rhodobacter protein in this cluster is associated with a set of flagellar genes acquired by lateral gene transfer; these genes are not normally expressed), which encodes MISSDFQTFLQMLTAQMNNQDPLNPVDSSDYAVQLATFSSVEQQVLTNDLLNNLIAQTTGTGIGQLAGWIGMEARTSAPAYFQGSPITLSPLIATRADQAWLVVRNETGDEVAREQISLTAGDVTWAGVDDTGAPFVDGLYSFEIENHAEGSLLGTTPVENYANVVEAQNFDGTLVLVLEGGVQVLSSDVLALRRPT